Sequence from the Paenibacillus tundrae genome:
TGTGATGAGAGAGCATATAAAATGATACATTTATGAAGCGAGTAGCTTTGAATCCTTCGGAATAGTCGCATCCTGTGGGACGTTAAGCGCTATTTTAGACTAATTTGATTGGAATACATGTTATATCACGATTTCATTGCGATAATTTACAAAAAGCGGGAACAAGTATGATAAACTTCCTTTAGAATAGATAGGTGCGAGTTCAAAAAGTACGTTGTTACAAAACGTGTTTTGTAAGCCACAACGGACATTTGGAACAACCTCGAAATGGAAATGATCCAGCATCCCACATGAGGATGTATGCAAAGGAAGGGTTTTATTTGGAGAAACGGGCGGTTAAAGCTTGGATTATGTATGATTGGGCTAATTCGGCTTATGCAACAACAGTGCTAGCAGCTGTGCTTCCTGTCTTCTATGCTTCAGTAGCAGCAGCGACACTAGATGCGGATACAGCCGCGTCTTATTTGGCGTACACGCATTCCATTGGTATGTTATGCGTAGCTTTACTCACACCTTTGTTGGGCACACTTTCCGATTTATCGGGACGTAAAGGGGACTTCCTACGAGTATTTGCCTTAATAGGCATAATGGCTACATTAGGATTCAGTATTGTAGGAGAAGGAGACTGGCTTCTGGCCTCCGTACTGCTCATTATTTCTACGATAGGTTTTGCGGGCGGTAATACATTTTATGATGCCATGTTGCCTGATCTTGTGCCGATCGAACGGCGAGAGATGATCTCTTCGAAGGGGTATGCATATGGTTATATCGGCGGAGGTTTGTTGTTAGCACTCAACTTGTTAATGATACAACAGCCAAGCTGGTTCGGCTTGGACAGTACATTAGCAGGTACTCGGCTTGCCTTTATCTCTGTAGCGATCTGGTGGTTGCTGTTTTCTATCCCAATCTTCCGCTTCGCTCCACGCCGTCCTGCGGCAAAAGATTTACCACAATCGTGGGGAGGATACGCCAGAGTAGGTGCACGAAGACTACGTCAAACCTTCAAACAGATGTTACGTTTTCCTCAATTAATACGGATGTTGGTTGCCTTTTGGTTTTTTAATGATGGAATTAATACCATTATCCTGATGGCGACTATTTATGGGACAAGTATCGGTATTGGGACTACGGATCTAATGCTTGCGCTGTTAATCACCCAATTCGTTGGTTTCCCATGTACGTTATTACTGGGGGCTTGGGCACAGCGTTGGGGAGCTAAACCAATATTGCTGGTAAGCTTGTCTGTGTACATATGTATCGTTATTCTCGGTTATTTCATGACAGAGGCGCTTCATTTCTATATACTTGCCGGGCT
This genomic interval carries:
- a CDS encoding MFS transporter codes for the protein MEKRAVKAWIMYDWANSAYATTVLAAVLPVFYASVAAATLDADTAASYLAYTHSIGMLCVALLTPLLGTLSDLSGRKGDFLRVFALIGIMATLGFSIVGEGDWLLASVLLIISTIGFAGGNTFYDAMLPDLVPIERREMISSKGYAYGYIGGGLLLALNLLMIQQPSWFGLDSTLAGTRLAFISVAIWWLLFSIPIFRFAPRRPAAKDLPQSWGGYARVGARRLRQTFKQMLRFPQLIRMLVAFWFFNDGINTIILMATIYGTSIGIGTTDLMLALLITQFVGFPCTLLLGAWAQRWGAKPILLVSLSVYICIVILGYFMTEALHFYILAGLVGVVQGVSQSTARSLFSNLMPSGRTGEYFGFVNITGKFSSIFGPFVFGLVGQLTGSSRWGILSLIFFFVAGIAFLLMVKVQQGITDAQLADQEDQKQWGGHSPKVGSDINVSG